One part of the Marispirochaeta sp. genome encodes these proteins:
- a CDS encoding AAA family ATPase has translation MFLKNIEVFGFKSFADRVKIDFSPGISALLGPNGCGKSNVVDAIKWVLGEQASRSLRAERMEDVIFNGTEQRKALNVAEVTLTLSNDEGVLPMDMPEIAIKRRLYRSGESEYFVNNTPVKLRELRELFFDTGVGKSSYSIMEQGKIDQILSNKPEERRYIFEEAAGITKFKVKGAEAERKLTRTEENMRQVDGILGEVKRSYDSLKKQAEKTEQYRQFRENIFELELKIQLLKLKGFLEDELAKENQLKEKSALRDSIKTAIDTINESLEENLDQVNSMESSLIENQKMLYGIDVEKGNLQNQQSIIQERRGELHRHLEYCKNRQTQLKEQKAEFEASLKEKQEVLEDLKKRHTSIDKNIIEFDERINSSQAIIRNNEKVIAEREEQIVTNETAVNDLQDQLRAITDDIVGQLDQKLEESGYSHGERMRVEAAVRDRIERIRIHIKGKLDLVGDLGAISEIGERERSDLALSIRTGLTDALGGIDELQQEFKHYTETIPAFLDDFLAPEGTMTRKRNIDEQIESTRIKISADKEQIIRLQQENRNLFGKIEEYRSTLQDLKISKAKVSAQITAAEDARALTEKEISSTVAAMEENREDMEETGIKLTSTEKRISELKDRHNAILDEEKKLRKSLDELEKGISLRNKDALQKEKSLKDRMSQLAQTQSQVERIHVDLSAVKTEIRNLFENFREKHSRDLTEFEDRMYEIREDAKILRENLGSAREQLRGLGHVNLMAPEEFAEVKERYDFLETQLQDLRKAREDLNAITKQIRTESTELFLATYEKIKKNFHVTFRRLFGGGRGELKLTDPDQVLTSGIEIFAQPPGKRLENITLLSGGERSLTAVALLFATYMVRPSPFCILDEIDAALDENNVGRFVTMLMEFANSSQFIVITHNKKTVAGAQTLLGITMEESGISKIIAIRVDKGGSLKPVPDDESDELDLDLDEEE, from the coding sequence GTGTTCTTAAAAAATATCGAAGTCTTCGGCTTTAAATCCTTTGCCGACAGGGTAAAAATTGATTTCTCTCCCGGAATTTCCGCTCTTCTTGGACCCAATGGATGCGGAAAGAGTAACGTTGTGGACGCCATCAAGTGGGTGCTTGGGGAACAGGCCTCCAGAAGCCTGCGGGCGGAACGCATGGAAGATGTCATCTTTAACGGCACCGAGCAGCGCAAAGCCCTGAATGTTGCGGAGGTTACCCTCACCTTGAGCAACGACGAAGGAGTCCTGCCCATGGATATGCCGGAGATCGCCATCAAGCGCCGTTTATATCGTTCCGGAGAAAGCGAGTACTTTGTCAATAACACTCCAGTAAAACTCAGGGAGCTGCGAGAACTCTTTTTCGATACCGGGGTTGGAAAGTCTTCCTACTCGATAATGGAGCAGGGAAAGATTGACCAGATTCTTTCCAACAAGCCGGAAGAAAGGCGCTATATTTTTGAAGAGGCAGCCGGAATTACCAAATTCAAGGTAAAAGGCGCTGAGGCGGAGCGGAAGCTCACCAGAACCGAAGAAAACATGCGACAGGTCGACGGCATTCTGGGCGAAGTAAAGCGCTCCTACGATTCACTTAAAAAGCAGGCGGAAAAAACCGAACAGTACCGCCAGTTTCGGGAGAACATCTTTGAACTGGAGCTTAAAATACAGCTCCTGAAGCTGAAGGGCTTTCTTGAGGATGAACTGGCCAAAGAGAATCAGCTTAAAGAAAAAAGCGCCCTCAGGGATTCCATCAAGACGGCGATCGACACAATAAACGAGTCCCTGGAGGAGAACCTGGACCAGGTCAACTCCATGGAGTCCTCGCTGATCGAAAATCAGAAGATGCTTTATGGTATAGACGTGGAGAAGGGGAACCTCCAGAACCAGCAGTCCATTATACAGGAACGCAGGGGCGAACTGCACCGTCATCTTGAATACTGCAAAAACCGTCAGACCCAGTTGAAAGAGCAGAAGGCTGAGTTTGAGGCTTCCCTCAAGGAGAAGCAGGAAGTCCTGGAAGACCTGAAAAAGCGTCACACCTCCATAGATAAGAACATAATTGAGTTCGATGAACGCATAAACAGCTCCCAGGCGATAATCCGGAATAACGAAAAGGTCATAGCTGAACGGGAAGAACAGATTGTTACAAACGAGACCGCTGTCAACGATCTCCAGGACCAATTGAGGGCTATAACAGACGATATCGTTGGCCAGCTGGACCAGAAACTGGAGGAGAGCGGTTATTCCCACGGAGAGCGAATGCGGGTAGAGGCTGCCGTGCGGGACAGGATAGAACGTATCCGGATCCACATTAAGGGCAAGCTTGACCTGGTGGGAGACCTCGGCGCGATTTCCGAGATCGGAGAACGGGAGCGCAGCGATCTGGCCTTATCTATCCGTACCGGACTCACTGATGCCCTCGGCGGAATTGATGAACTGCAGCAGGAGTTCAAGCACTACACAGAGACTATTCCGGCCTTTCTCGATGATTTTCTGGCTCCAGAAGGGACCATGACCAGAAAGCGGAACATTGACGAACAGATTGAATCTACCCGAATAAAAATTTCCGCCGATAAGGAGCAGATTATCCGCCTGCAACAGGAAAACCGGAACCTTTTCGGCAAAATAGAAGAGTACCGGAGTACCCTGCAGGATCTGAAGATCTCAAAAGCCAAGGTATCCGCGCAAATAACTGCTGCCGAGGATGCCCGTGCTTTAACCGAGAAGGAGATTTCCTCCACGGTGGCCGCCATGGAGGAAAACCGGGAAGACATGGAAGAGACCGGCATAAAGCTGACTTCCACAGAAAAGCGGATAAGCGAACTGAAGGACCGGCATAACGCAATTCTGGATGAGGAAAAGAAGCTGCGCAAAAGCCTGGACGAACTGGAAAAGGGAATCAGCCTGCGCAATAAGGACGCCCTGCAGAAGGAGAAAAGCCTTAAGGACAGAATGTCGCAGCTTGCCCAGACCCAAAGTCAGGTAGAGAGGATCCATGTGGATCTGTCGGCGGTAAAGACGGAGATTCGTAACCTGTTTGAAAACTTTCGGGAGAAACACTCCAGAGATCTTACCGAGTTCGAGGACCGCATGTACGAGATCCGGGAGGACGCAAAGATCCTGAGGGAAAACCTCGGCAGCGCCCGTGAACAACTTCGAGGGCTAGGCCACGTAAACCTTATGGCCCCGGAGGAGTTTGCTGAAGTCAAGGAACGCTACGATTTTCTGGAAACCCAGCTGCAGGACCTGCGGAAGGCCCGGGAAGACTTAAACGCGATCACAAAGCAGATCCGGACCGAGTCTACCGAGCTTTTCCTGGCGACCTACGAGAAGATAAAAAAGAATTTTCATGTTACCTTCCGCAGACTCTTCGGCGGCGGCAGGGGAGAACTCAAGCTGACCGATCCCGACCAGGTACTGACCTCGGGAATCGAGATTTTTGCCCAGCCCCCGGGAAAAAGGCTGGAGAACATAACCCTGCTGTCCGGCGGCGAGCGTTCCCTTACAGCGGTGGCCCTTCTTTTTGCCACCTACATGGTCCGGCCCTCACCTTTCTGTATTCTCGACGAAATAGACGCGGCTCTGGACGAAAACAACGTCGGCCGCTTTGTAACCATGCTGATGGAGTTTGCAAACTCTTCCCAGTTTATTGTAATTACCCATAACAAAAAAACGGTGGCCGGGGCCCAGACTCTGTTGGGTATCACCATGGAAGAATCGGGTATCTCCAAGATTATCGCTATTCGGGTAGATAAAGGCGGCAGCCTGAAACCGGTTCCCGATGACGAGTCGGATGAGCTTGACCTGGATTTGGACGAAGAGGAGTAA
- a CDS encoding YggS family pyridoxal phosphate-dependent enzyme, which translates to MIRENLAKIEERLENALNRAGRSRSELRLMAVSKTRPVELIQEACEAGLRLFGENRVLEAAEKFTGRFPDVELHLIGHIQRNKAKKAVETAGCIQSVDAVRTVNALDKHAAEIDRVVNILVEVNTGGENAKQGVRKDDAVFSLIDSILERQNIKLQGLMTMAPFTDDSDRIRECFCSLYNLRQRCMDRYGAEFFEILSMGMTNDYEIAVEEGSTLVRIGTALFGAR; encoded by the coding sequence GTGATTCGGGAGAACCTTGCAAAAATAGAAGAACGTCTGGAAAATGCGCTGAACCGGGCCGGCCGCAGCCGCAGTGAGCTGCGCCTTATGGCGGTGTCCAAAACCCGGCCGGTAGAGCTGATACAGGAGGCCTGCGAGGCAGGTTTACGCTTGTTCGGAGAGAACCGGGTGCTCGAAGCAGCGGAAAAGTTCACTGGACGCTTTCCTGATGTGGAGTTGCATCTTATAGGTCACATTCAGAGGAACAAAGCGAAAAAGGCCGTTGAAACCGCCGGGTGTATTCAGTCTGTTGATGCAGTTCGTACAGTTAATGCGCTGGACAAACACGCGGCTGAAATCGACCGTGTAGTAAACATCCTGGTGGAGGTTAATACCGGGGGAGAAAACGCCAAACAGGGGGTACGGAAGGATGACGCCGTTTTCTCCCTGATCGATTCCATTCTGGAGAGACAAAACATAAAGCTTCAGGGACTGATGACCATGGCCCCTTTTACCGATGACAGCGACCGCATACGAGAATGTTTTTGTTCCCTCTACAATCTGCGGCAGAGATGCATGGACCGCTATGGCGCAGAGTTTTTTGAAATCCTTTCCATGGGTATGACCAACGATTATGAAATCGCCGTAGAAGAAGGATCAACCCTGGTGCGGATAGGAACAGCCCTGTTCGGGGCGCGTTAA
- a CDS encoding MBL fold metallo-hydrolase, which translates to MKIFTHFSFVSFSNSYLVGPPGGGEAIMIDPGIMDVPVLRLIEKNGYSIRYILVTHNHESHIRGGRTLLKIYPAEVFGGSLHLLDRDSKQLKDGDSIELGGIRVESIEIPGHSSDSLVYRIGSCFFTGDVLLAGGIGSTPNRYARALLIQGIQQKLLSIPDGTLYPGHGPPSTLEAERRFNPFLQQDAE; encoded by the coding sequence ATGAAAATTTTTACCCATTTTTCCTTTGTCAGTTTTTCAAACTCCTACCTTGTCGGTCCGCCCGGCGGCGGAGAAGCAATCATGATCGATCCAGGGATCATGGATGTTCCCGTGCTGCGGCTTATAGAAAAAAACGGCTATTCTATCCGCTACATTCTGGTAACCCATAATCATGAATCTCATATTCGCGGCGGCCGCACCCTTTTAAAAATCTACCCTGCCGAAGTGTTTGGAGGATCCTTGCATCTTCTGGACAGGGATTCAAAGCAGCTGAAAGATGGAGACTCTATAGAGTTGGGTGGAATCAGGGTAGAAAGTATCGAAATTCCCGGACATTCAAGCGATTCCCTGGTTTACCGCATCGGTTCCTGCTTTTTTACGGGGGATGTGCTTTTAGCGGGGGGTATCGGTTCTACTCCTAACCGTTATGCCCGGGCCCTGCTTATTCAGGGAATTCAACAGAAACTTCTCTCTATCCCGGATGGTACGCTGTATCCCGGTCATGGTCCGCCTAGTACCCTGGAAGCCGAACGCCGCTTTAACCCCTTTCTGCAGCAAGATGCCGAATAA
- a CDS encoding tyrosine-type recombinase/integrase, with the protein MAVGYRFFKRQSGKKKVYYARILDDSGNIIKTVSTGKTNQYRAHDWIKAHLKEYDPEIKNPTLSEYAEDFFLWGKCDYIARQNAKDRSIVEETAKDRRGHLLHYILPAWGDCKLKDITAPSIEKWLLHLKSYKLKNSDDTHRELSNNSKNQIIYTFNIILREAKRENLIQSVPQIEPYGTKRIKQREPLTDNEINALFPTDRQEFLSVWDDFQVGVMMETIMSTGARSGEARGWWKSDVMPDAKAIKIFRQIYRSGEYGLPGRQRNPDKDPRRIALLPDRTLNDLVEIIGEPPYDDTPLFTWNERPFDQTYILKRLKRATEKTIQREIDVHTLRYTYTSKMRELMINADVPDSILQTLLGHADSKTTDIYDPFQLERAIKKALPSKPAIDEFWKTEKEATP; encoded by the coding sequence ATGGCCGTCGGTTATCGTTTTTTTAAGCGACAATCAGGAAAAAAGAAAGTTTATTATGCCCGTATCCTGGATGACAGCGGAAATATTATCAAAACTGTCTCTACCGGGAAAACTAATCAATACCGCGCTCACGACTGGATAAAAGCCCACCTTAAAGAGTATGACCCGGAAATCAAGAACCCTACCCTTTCAGAATATGCAGAGGATTTCTTTCTCTGGGGAAAGTGCGACTACATCGCCCGTCAGAACGCAAAGGACCGGTCTATAGTTGAAGAGACTGCGAAGGATCGACGGGGGCACCTTCTCCATTACATCCTCCCTGCCTGGGGAGACTGTAAACTGAAAGACATAACCGCCCCTTCTATTGAAAAATGGCTCCTGCACCTGAAATCCTACAAACTGAAGAACTCAGACGATACCCACCGCGAGTTGTCGAACAACAGCAAAAACCAGATCATTTATACCTTTAATATCATTCTCCGCGAAGCAAAGCGGGAGAACCTCATCCAGTCAGTTCCACAGATAGAACCTTACGGAACCAAGAGGATCAAACAGCGAGAACCCCTCACAGATAATGAAATAAACGCACTCTTCCCGACAGACAGGCAAGAATTCCTTTCTGTCTGGGATGACTTCCAGGTGGGTGTAATGATGGAAACCATCATGAGTACCGGAGCCCGCAGCGGAGAGGCCCGGGGATGGTGGAAGTCCGACGTTATGCCGGATGCAAAAGCTATCAAGATATTCAGGCAGATATACAGATCCGGGGAATACGGTCTACCTGGCCGGCAGCGGAACCCGGACAAGGATCCGCGAAGGATCGCCCTTCTACCGGATAGAACCCTGAACGATCTTGTAGAAATCATCGGAGAGCCGCCCTATGACGACACCCCTCTTTTTACCTGGAATGAAAGGCCCTTTGATCAAACATACATATTGAAACGGTTAAAACGGGCCACTGAGAAAACAATACAGCGGGAAATTGACGTTCACACCCTCCGATACACGTATACCAGCAAGATGAGGGAATTGATGATAAATGCAGATGTTCCAGACTCAATCCTTCAGACCCTATTAGGACATGCAGATTCAAAGACTACAGATATCTATGACCCGTTCCAGCTGGAACGCGCAATAAAGAAGGCTTTACCGTCAAAGCCTGCGATTGATGAATTCTGGAAAACAGAAAAGGAGGCGACACCATGA
- the pdxT gene encoding pyridoxal 5'-phosphate synthase glutaminase subunit PdxT — MKIGVLALQGDFHKHGEHLNRINVDPVFVRTADDICAIDGLIIPGGESTTIGKLLLDFGLDTVLKERLDQGLAVFGTCAGMILMANEIVGRDQFSLKILDIAVERNAYGRQIDSFEAEFEHELPIDGPLHGVFIRAPRISRVGPQVKILACFEDYPVLVQSGCYLAASFHPELTDNLELHRYFLSLVASAKEIPV; from the coding sequence ATGAAAATAGGCGTACTTGCCCTTCAGGGGGATTTCCACAAACACGGTGAACATCTTAACCGGATCAATGTTGATCCGGTTTTTGTACGGACCGCCGATGATATTTGTGCCATTGACGGTCTGATTATACCCGGCGGCGAAAGTACCACCATCGGCAAACTGTTGCTTGACTTTGGTCTTGACACTGTTCTGAAGGAACGCCTGGACCAGGGTTTAGCGGTTTTCGGTACCTGTGCGGGCATGATCCTTATGGCGAATGAGATCGTCGGCCGAGACCAGTTCAGCCTTAAAATTCTGGATATCGCGGTTGAACGCAACGCCTACGGACGGCAGATAGACAGCTTTGAAGCGGAATTTGAACACGAGCTTCCCATCGACGGTCCCCTGCACGGTGTTTTTATCCGCGCTCCACGGATTTCGCGGGTAGGTCCGCAGGTAAAAATTCTCGCCTGTTTTGAAGACTATCCGGTACTGGTTCAAAGCGGCTGTTACCTGGCTGCCTCGTTCCACCCTGAATTAACCGATAACCTTGAGCTCCACCGTTATTTTCTTTCACTGGTCGCATCGGCAAAGGAGATTCCCGTATGA
- a CDS encoding DUF6675 family protein, whose amino-acid sequence MITLPRTLCTVLILLSTGVYGMFPDSGLPMNLASDLQQKGELVRYFYGDLDLQYLPFGALSDEIIDDLAGQDSTIGVEALFRMAIPTALASMSGKDRDLALFNILNRVSTLSGIEYYSASRERMRTLFTEVYRVKEEGSKKALPDLQFDSIPPRQEDILFQEDLTFGKNYVRNLFLYNEGRFLMQIRNLSTMWYFILPLVKPENFRMNLLIIPQENHIIFYGASSVDSASLFGMEKSKKDSFYNRIKAMQGWFSSQLEQEFKSLQQ is encoded by the coding sequence ATGATAACACTCCCGCGGACATTGTGTACTGTTCTTATATTGCTGAGCACAGGGGTATACGGAATGTTCCCCGACTCGGGACTTCCAATGAACCTGGCTTCCGACCTGCAGCAGAAGGGAGAGCTGGTCCGCTATTTTTACGGCGATCTGGACCTGCAGTACCTTCCCTTCGGGGCCTTGAGTGACGAGATCATTGACGACCTTGCAGGACAGGATTCGACCATCGGCGTTGAAGCCCTCTTCCGGATGGCAATACCCACCGCGCTGGCCTCCATGAGCGGGAAGGACCGGGACCTTGCCTTGTTTAACATTCTGAACCGGGTGTCAACATTAAGCGGAATAGAGTACTACTCCGCAAGCAGAGAACGCATGAGAACCCTTTTTACCGAAGTCTACCGGGTTAAAGAGGAGGGATCGAAAAAGGCCCTGCCGGACCTGCAGTTCGATTCCATTCCTCCGCGGCAGGAGGACATCCTGTTCCAGGAGGACCTGACTTTCGGCAAGAATTATGTGCGCAACCTGTTCCTGTACAATGAAGGGCGGTTTCTAATGCAGATCCGGAACCTGTCTACCATGTGGTATTTTATACTGCCCCTGGTTAAACCGGAAAATTTCCGGATGAATCTGCTGATAATCCCCCAGGAGAATCATATTATCTTTTACGGGGCCTCAAGTGTAGACTCTGCTTCCCTCTTCGGTATGGAAAAATCCAAAAAGGATTCCTTCTATAACAGGATAAAGGCTATGCAGGGCTGGTTTTCCTCGCAATTGGAACAGGAGTTTAAATCCTTGCAGCAGTAA
- a CDS encoding pentapeptide repeat-containing protein, translated as MDTSKAECAFSGCENTALSFSRFCAQHLPEPQKQSELAQDFLAGSEDHSDICLAGITFSGINLEGHRFTDCIFDGAVFVDCSLEKSMIQGCFFSNARFENCRFSGCEIRYSVFCGADFRECDFQGSDILHSNFNGMHGFRVNFSDSDLYYSSFVTSHLEEVRFIDCNLKKVSYVNTRRDKVNFKYSNYEEAVFAAVQNET; from the coding sequence ATGGATACAAGTAAGGCCGAATGCGCCTTTAGCGGCTGTGAGAACACAGCTTTAAGTTTTTCACGGTTTTGCGCACAGCACCTGCCGGAACCGCAGAAACAGTCAGAATTGGCACAGGACTTTCTTGCCGGCAGTGAAGACCACAGCGATATCTGTCTGGCCGGCATCACCTTTTCTGGAATCAATTTGGAAGGGCACCGTTTTACGGACTGCATTTTTGACGGCGCCGTCTTTGTGGACTGCAGCCTGGAAAAAAGCATGATCCAGGGCTGTTTTTTTTCCAACGCCCGTTTTGAGAACTGCCGTTTTTCAGGCTGCGAAATCCGTTACAGTGTCTTTTGCGGGGCCGACTTCAGGGAATGCGATTTTCAAGGCTCAGATATTCTCCATTCCAACTTTAATGGTATGCATGGATTCCGGGTCAACTTCAGCGATTCAGATCTGTACTATTCCAGTTTCGTCACCTCCCATCTGGAAGAGGTCCGCTTCATAGACTGTAACCTTAAAAAAGTGAGCTACGTGAACACCCGGCGGGACAAGGTCAATTTTAAGTACTCAAATTATGAGGAAGCGGTGTTTGCTGCCGTGCAAAACGAAACATGA
- a CDS encoding RluA family pseudouridine synthase, whose translation MIMYDFCVLRDYRRSARVDQFISDEIGLISRNQLKQRVKDLKINDRAAKLSRKVAPGDRIRLELETPPRIDLVPEEIPLNILYENERVIVVNKPQGLVVHPAPGNYTGTLVHGLLYYREIEADEEDFRPGIVHRLDKDTSGVLITAKDQEAHEFLSRQFQEKTTRKVYFAICRGSMETTEGKVEDRLGRSDRNRQLFTAVSRGGKPALTRYRVLRRWKNASFVALFPATGRTHQLRVHMRSIGHPILGDPLYGAGEKDGCSLMLHAFSLKIVLPGAAGVSCFRAPLPERFGTVIRHLAAERG comes from the coding sequence ATGATTATGTATGATTTTTGCGTTCTACGGGACTACAGGCGTTCTGCAAGGGTAGACCAGTTTATCAGCGACGAGATAGGACTGATAAGCCGCAATCAACTCAAACAGCGGGTCAAGGATCTGAAGATTAATGATCGCGCGGCCAAGCTGTCCCGTAAGGTTGCCCCTGGAGACAGAATCCGGCTGGAACTTGAAACTCCCCCCAGGATTGACCTTGTACCGGAAGAAATCCCTTTGAATATCCTCTACGAGAATGAGCGGGTAATAGTGGTAAACAAACCCCAGGGCCTGGTCGTGCACCCCGCGCCGGGGAACTACACGGGGACCCTGGTACACGGACTTCTGTACTATCGGGAGATTGAAGCCGATGAGGAGGATTTTCGCCCGGGAATAGTCCACCGTCTGGACAAGGATACCAGCGGGGTCCTTATAACCGCCAAAGACCAGGAGGCCCATGAGTTCCTCTCCAGACAGTTTCAGGAGAAGACCACCCGCAAGGTGTATTTTGCCATCTGCCGCGGCAGTATGGAAACCACGGAAGGAAAGGTAGAGGACCGCCTCGGCCGTTCAGACCGAAACAGGCAGCTCTTTACAGCGGTAAGCCGGGGCGGAAAGCCTGCTCTTACAAGGTACCGGGTTTTAAGACGCTGGAAAAACGCGAGTTTCGTAGCCCTTTTTCCGGCCACCGGGCGTACCCATCAGCTCCGGGTCCACATGCGGAGTATCGGACACCCTATTCTGGGAGACCCTCTCTACGGAGCGGGAGAGAAAGACGGCTGCAGCCTGATGCTGCATGCATTTTCACTGAAGATTGTTTTACCCGGTGCTGCAGGAGTTTCCTGTTTTCGTGCTCCCCTGCCTGAGCGTTTCGGGACTGTTATTCGGCATCTTGCTGCAGAAAGGGGTTAA
- the pdxS gene encoding pyridoxal 5'-phosphate synthase lyase subunit PdxS: MAEQNWSSRQQATWRNKVGLAEMLKGGVIMDVVTPDHAKIAEDAGAAAVMALERVPADIRATGGVARMSDPKMIQEIQEAVSIPVMAKCRIGHFVEAQILEALGVDFIDESEVLTPADNAYHVEKHSFKVPFVCGCRDLGEALRRIGEGAAMIRTKGEAGTGDVVEAVRHMRTVMDGIRHLTILPREELMTEARNLGAPYDLIVEIAESGKLPVPNFSAGGVATPADAALMMQLGAESVFVGSGIFKSGNPAKRAKAIVEAVTYCQDPKKLAEISYNLGEPMVGIGLEELSEEKRIAGRGW; this comes from the coding sequence ATGGCTGAACAAAATTGGTCGAGCAGGCAGCAGGCAACATGGCGGAATAAAGTTGGCCTCGCGGAGATGCTCAAGGGCGGCGTTATCATGGACGTTGTTACCCCTGACCACGCGAAAATCGCGGAAGATGCCGGTGCAGCGGCTGTAATGGCCCTGGAGCGGGTTCCCGCAGACATCCGGGCAACCGGCGGAGTGGCCCGCATGTCGGACCCGAAGATGATTCAGGAAATACAGGAAGCGGTCTCCATTCCCGTAATGGCTAAATGTCGTATAGGCCACTTTGTTGAAGCCCAGATTCTCGAAGCCCTGGGAGTGGATTTTATCGACGAAAGCGAAGTACTTACTCCTGCGGATAATGCGTACCACGTGGAAAAGCACAGTTTCAAGGTGCCTTTTGTCTGCGGCTGCCGCGATTTGGGAGAGGCTCTGCGTCGAATCGGCGAAGGAGCTGCCATGATCCGGACCAAGGGAGAAGCCGGTACAGGAGATGTAGTAGAAGCTGTACGCCATATGCGGACCGTTATGGACGGTATCCGGCATTTGACCATACTGCCCCGGGAAGAGCTAATGACGGAAGCCAGGAATCTTGGTGCGCCTTATGATCTTATAGTGGAGATTGCTGAAAGCGGAAAACTGCCGGTGCCCAATTTCTCCGCCGGCGGGGTAGCTACTCCCGCGGACGCTGCCCTGATGATGCAGCTTGGCGCTGAGTCCGTTTTTGTCGGTTCGGGAATCTTTAAATCCGGTAATCCAGCAAAAAGGGCCAAGGCAATTGTAGAAGCGGTAACCTACTGCCAGGACCCCAAAAAGCTCGCGGAAATCTCCTATAACCTGGGAGAACCCATGGTCGGCATCGGCCTTGAAGAGCTCAGCGAAGAAAAACGGATCGCGGGCAGAGGGTGGTAA
- a CDS encoding DUF3276 family protein, giving the protein MGIRGEVFSSKTSVGKRTYFFNVKENRHGDLFLNIVESKKHEGTGFERHSVIVFNEDLESFAEELQKAVGFMQSHGGTKAES; this is encoded by the coding sequence ATGGGTATTCGCGGGGAAGTATTTTCATCGAAAACATCGGTAGGCAAACGAACCTATTTTTTTAATGTCAAAGAAAACAGGCATGGTGATCTCTTTCTGAACATTGTAGAGAGCAAAAAACACGAAGGAACCGGTTTTGAACGCCATTCGGTCATCGTTTTTAACGAAGACCTGGAGAGCTTTGCCGAAGAGCTGCAAAAAGCAGTTGGCTTTATGCAAAGCCACGGCGGCACCAAGGCGGAATCGTAA
- a CDS encoding ribonuclease HII — translation MICGIDEAGRGPIAGPVSAAAVILPHGFPREILKDSKRMSPSAREAAFARMLAMDVPFGIGWSWPEEIDRENIHKASLLAMSRAFDALRYKPDEVIVDGLHIPRLPVPARALVKADTKIPEVMAASIAAKVVRDRWMIRYSWFEPKYGYEKHKGYPTQAHREVCLRLGPSPIQRLSFRVR, via the coding sequence ATAATATGCGGTATCGACGAGGCTGGCAGGGGGCCTATAGCGGGACCGGTAAGCGCCGCGGCGGTAATCCTTCCTCATGGTTTTCCCAGGGAAATCCTGAAAGATTCAAAACGGATGAGTCCCTCCGCCCGGGAGGCTGCCTTCGCAAGGATGTTGGCCATGGATGTTCCCTTCGGTATCGGCTGGTCATGGCCGGAAGAGATTGACCGGGAAAACATCCACAAAGCCTCACTTCTGGCCATGTCCCGGGCCTTCGATGCCCTTAGGTATAAGCCCGATGAGGTTATCGTAGACGGACTGCATATACCGCGTCTTCCCGTTCCCGCCCGGGCTTTAGTTAAGGCAGATACCAAGATCCCGGAAGTAATGGCGGCATCGATCGCCGCCAAGGTTGTTCGAGACCGGTGGATGATCAGATACTCGTGGTTCGAACCGAAGTACGGCTACGAAAAGCACAAAGGATACCCGACCCAGGCACACCGGGAGGTATGCCTCAGGCTGGGGCCGAGCCCGATCCAGAGACTGAGCTTCCGGGTCAGGTAG